A portion of the Salminus brasiliensis chromosome 9, fSalBra1.hap2, whole genome shotgun sequence genome contains these proteins:
- the sod3a gene encoding extracellular superoxide dismutase [Cu-Zn] — MLPLLLLTLLIHVHAEEPVMEAPMELELFNRIMYGTCEVIPDPLLPAGLPQIYGQVLFRQFYPSGTMQSIVNLRGLPTNDQQQRAIHIHQYGDLSEAFVTAGPHYNPLGVDHPSHPGDLGNFFSSNGTIRRRLTIKEATLFGGQSILGRAVVIHEKEDDLGLGPDEESKRSGNAGRRIAGCVIGISSSNLWDKAIELIEKEQD; from the coding sequence atgttaccgCTACTTCTGCTGACGTTGCTGATACATGTCCATGCAGAAGAACCTGTCATGGAAGCTCCTATGGAGCTGGAACTCTTCAACAGGATTATGTACGGTACCTGTGAAGTCATTCCTGATCCTCTTCTACCCGCCGGTCTGCCTCAAATATATGGACAAGTTCTGTTCAGACAGTTCTACCCATCAGGCACCATGCAATCGATAGTCAACCTTCGTGGCTTGCCCACCAATGACCAACAGCAACGCGCCATTCACATCCATCAGTATGGAGACCTGAGTGAAGCGTTCGTCACTGCGGGTCCACACTACAACCCCCTCGGGGTGGATCATCCAAGTCACCCTGGTGACCTGGGAAACTTCTTCTCTAGCAATGGAACCATAAGGCGACGTCTGACCATTAAAGAAGCCACACTTTTTGGAGGTCAGTCCATTCTGGGCCGTGCTGTGGTGATCCATGAGAAAGAGGATGATCTAGGATTGGGGCCGGATGAGGAAAGCAAACGAAGTGGCAATGCTGGAAGGAGAATTGCTGGATGTGTCATCGGCATCTCCTCTTCAAACCTGTGGGACAAAGCCATTGAACTTatagagaaagagcaagactgA